CTTTCCCCTGTTAGTTCCGGGATATTGATACGAATGCTAGAACCGTCGTTATTTGGTGTGAGACCAAGACTTGCTGCAAAAATTGCTTTTTCAATGTCTTTTAGCATTCCTTTTTCAAAAGGAGTGATGAGAATCACACGTGGTTCAGGGCAGGCAATTTTTCCAAGTTGGTTTAAAGGTGTGAGTGTACCGTAGTAGTCCACACGAACATCTTCCACCATCATCGGATTTGCTTTTCCCGTACGAATGGTTCCAAAGTCTTTTTTTAGAGCTTCTACTGTTTTGTCCATTTTGGACTGCATGGATTTTATAATTTCATCTACCATCTAGAATCACTTCCTCTGAATTGGAAATCAATGTACCAATTGTTTCCCCATCGATTAATTTTCTTAAATTACCAGCTTTAAAAATATCAAACACTATGATTGGCATATTATTATCCATACATAGACTGAGTGCTGTTGAATCCATAACCTTTAACCGGTGTTTGATGGACTCCATAAAAGAAACTTGTAGGTAACGTTTTGCATCTGGATCTTTTTTAGGATCGGCCGTATACACACCGTCAACCTTAGTTGCCTTTAAAATCACTTCGCAACCCACTTCCACAGCACGTAAGGATGCCGTTGTGTCTGTTGTGAAATAAGGATTCCCTGTTCCACCAGCAAAAATAATCACACGATTTTTTTCTAAATGGCGAACAGCACGTCTTCGAATATAAGGTTCAGCAACAGATTTCATTTCGATGGCGGAAAGAACTCGGGTAAACATCCCTTGTTTTTCACATGCATCCTGTAAGGCGAGTCCATTCATGATGGTACCAAGCATACCCATATAATCGGCAGTGGCACGGTCCATTCCAGACTTTGCTAAGGTTTCGCCGCGGATCATATTTCCACCGCCAACAACCACAGCCACTTCTAGACCTAAGTCATGTACTTCTTTGATTTGTCCGGCAAGTGAGAATGTTTTGTTGGTATCAATACCAAGTTCACCCTCACCGGCGAGAGCCTCGCCGGAGATTTTAATGAGGATGCGTTTGAAACGCGGACTAGTTCCCACCTACTTGGAACCTCGAGAACCTACCAACAGTAATGTTCTCTCCAAATTTTGCAATGGCTTCTTGTAGAAGGTCATTGATGGTTTTGGAGTTGTCACGAATTGATTTTTGGTGGATGAGACAAATCTCTTCGTAGTATTTTTTCATTTTACCAGGAAGGATTTTTTCGATTTGATCCGCTTTTTTCCCTTCTTTTTCAAGAAGAGCTTTTTGTACGTTCATTTCGTTCTCAATTTCAGATTTAGGAATGGATTCTTCGTTTACATACAAAGGATTCATCGCAGTGATTTGAAGAGCGATCTCTTTTCCAAGAGCTTCAAACGCTTCATTATTCGCAACGAAATCAGTTTCACAGTTGAGCTCAACGAGAACTCCTGTTTTTCCTGTTCCGTGAATGTAAGCGATGACCTTACCTTCACCAGTTTCGCGACCTGCACGTTTTGCAGCTTTCGCTAAACCTTTTTCTCTTAAATAAGTGACTGCTTTTTCAATATCGCCACCCTTTTCTTCGAGGGCTTTTTTGCAGTCCATCATCCCCGCGCCCGTACGTTCGCGGAGGTCTTTGATTTGTTCGGAGCTAACTGCCATTACTCTTTACCTTCTGCTTCTGGTTTTGCTTCTGCCGGAGCCTCAGTTGTAGCTGTTGCTGCTGCAGCTTCAGCTGCTTTTTTTGCTGCTTCTGCATCTAAAGGAATGTCTTTTGCTACTGGAGGAAGTTCATCGTCCATAATGAATTTTCCGGACTCATCATACTCACCTTGGTATTCAAGTGCAAGTTGTTCTGCGTCCATATCTTCAGCAAAATTCGTTTGGATGACTTCACCACCTGTTCCTTCAAGAACTGCATTTGCCATAGTATCAAGGAATAACGAAATCGCACGGATTGCATCATCGTTACCTGGAATTGGGTAATCGATTGGCTCTGGATCACAGTTTGTATCAATCACAGCAAAAACTTTTAAACCAAGTTTTTTCGCTTCTTTCACAGCGATTTCTTCTTTTTTAGGATCAATTACAAAAAGGATCTCAGGCACAACTGCCATATCCTTAATCCCACCAAGTGTCTGGCGGAGTTTTTCTAACTCACGTTTGAGGGATAGTGCTTCTTTTTTAGTACGAGCTTCTTGTTCGAAAGAGTTGTTCTCTTCCATTTGCTCAAGTCGTTTCAAACGAGCAATTGACTTCTTAACTGTGTTCCAGTTTGTGAGAAGCCCACCTAACCAACGGTTAGATACATAGTACATACTGCACGCTTGTGCTGCTCTTTCGATGGCACCACGAGCTTGTTTTTTAGTTCCTACAAAAAGAACTTTTTTTCCTTGGCCAGTTAACTTTTTCAAAGCATCATAAGCTTCTTTTGTTTTTTGAACTGTCTTTTGGAGGTCGATGATGTGGAT
The sequence above is a segment of the Leptospira sp. WS39.C2 genome. Coding sequences within it:
- the frr gene encoding ribosome recycling factor yields the protein MVDEIIKSMQSKMDKTVEALKKDFGTIRTGKANPMMVEDVRVDYYGTLTPLNQLGKIACPEPRVILITPFEKGMLKDIEKAIFAASLGLTPNNDGSSIRINIPELTGERRKELAKVVKQKAEEKKVAIRNIRRDANDELKKHQSEMSQDEVKGHQDKIQKITDSYIAKLGDLEKEKEKEITTL
- the pyrH gene encoding UMP kinase; this translates as MGTSPRFKRILIKISGEALAGEGELGIDTNKTFSLAGQIKEVHDLGLEVAVVVGGGNMIRGETLAKSGMDRATADYMGMLGTIMNGLALQDACEKQGMFTRVLSAIEMKSVAEPYIRRRAVRHLEKNRVIIFAGGTGNPYFTTDTTASLRAVEVGCEVILKATKVDGVYTADPKKDPDAKRYLQVSFMESIKHRLKVMDSTALSLCMDNNMPIIVFDIFKAGNLRKLIDGETIGTLISNSEEVILDGR
- the tsf gene encoding translation elongation factor Ts, encoding MAVSSEQIKDLRERTGAGMMDCKKALEEKGGDIEKAVTYLREKGLAKAAKRAGRETGEGKVIAYIHGTGKTGVLVELNCETDFVANNEAFEALGKEIALQITAMNPLYVNEESIPKSEIENEMNVQKALLEKEGKKADQIEKILPGKMKKYYEEICLIHQKSIRDNSKTINDLLQEAIAKFGENITVGRFSRFQVGGN
- the rpsB gene encoding 30S ribosomal protein S2; the protein is MSVISMKSLLEAGVHFGHQTRRWNPKMSPYVYTARNGIHIIDLQKTVQKTKEAYDALKKLTGQGKKVLFVGTKKQARGAIERAAQACSMYYVSNRWLGGLLTNWNTVKKSIARLKRLEQMEENNSFEQEARTKKEALSLKRELEKLRQTLGGIKDMAVVPEILFVIDPKKEEIAVKEAKKLGLKVFAVIDTNCDPEPIDYPIPGNDDAIRAISLFLDTMANAVLEGTGGEVIQTNFAEDMDAEQLALEYQGEYDESGKFIMDDELPPVAKDIPLDAEAAKKAAEAAAATATTEAPAEAKPEAEGKE